A DNA window from Arachis hypogaea cultivar Tifrunner chromosome 18, arahy.Tifrunner.gnm2.J5K5, whole genome shotgun sequence contains the following coding sequences:
- the LOC112773300 gene encoding probable glutathione S-transferase, which produces MAIDEVVLLDFWSSPFGLRARITLAEKGIKYEYKEEDLRNKSSLLLEMNPVHKKIPVLIHNGKSICESLNIVQYIDEVWNDRSPLLPSDPYQRAQARFWADYVDKKVFPAQKKLAFATKEEKESAEKEFLDALKLLEEQLGDKDYFGGDKFDFVDIAFAPYYSFFKIYEIVGNFKMEEEFPKICAWAKRCMQKESVSMSLPDSQKVLGFFMEMRKNFLGTE; this is translated from the exons ATGGCAATTGATGAGGTGGTTCTGCTTGATTTTTGGTCGAGCCCTTTTGGTTTGAGGGCAAGGATTACACTTGCTGAAAAGGGTATTAAGTATGAGTACAAAGAAGAAGACCTGAGGAATAAGAGCAGTCTTCTCCTTGAGATGAACCCGGTTCACAAGAAAATACCGGTTCTTATCCACAATGGGAAATCTATTTGCGAGTCTCTAAATATTGTTCAATATATTGATGAAGTGTGGAATGATAGATCTCCTTTGTTGCCTTCTGATCCTTATCAAAGAGCTCAGGCTAGATTTTGGGCTGACTATGTTGACAAGAAG GTTTTCCCTGCTCAGAAGAAGTTAGCTTTTGcgacaaaagaagaaaaagaatctgCAGAGAAAGAATTCTTGGATGCCCTTAAATTGTTGGAGGAGCAATTGGGTGACAAGGATTATTTTGGAGGAGACAAGTTTGATTTTGTGGACATAGCATTTGCTCCATACTATAGTTTTTTCAAAATCTACGAGATTGTTGGGAACTTCAAAATGGAAGAAGAGTTCCCTAAGATTTGTGCTTGGGCGAAGAGGTGCATGCAAAAGGAAAGTGTTTCCATGTCTCTCCCTGACTCGCAAAAGGTCCTTGGGTTTTTTATGGAGATGAGGAAGAACTTCTTAGGAACAGAGTAG